One stretch of Rhinolophus ferrumequinum isolate MPI-CBG mRhiFer1 chromosome 3, mRhiFer1_v1.p, whole genome shotgun sequence DNA includes these proteins:
- the IP6K3 gene encoding inositol hexakisphosphate kinase 3 — MVVQNSADAGGANVGVQLEPFLHQVGGHLCVMKYDEDTVCKPLVSQEQKFYESLPLAMKQFTPQYKGTITVHLRKDSLGHLSLVATPRKENQEPFKVSTASAAVAIWQTLQQTTTSSGGTRPLSPWQHAQLAHTLEESSATALLSSEFHLSTPVSSLVEDANGNQAESRSFNPWGLHCHLAHLTRLCTEYPENKRHRFLLLENVVSQYKHPCILDLKMGTRQHGDDASEEKKARHMMKCAQSTSACLGVRICGMQVFQTDKKHFLCKDKYYGRKLSAEGFRQALYQFLHNGTRLRTELLEPIQRQLRALLSVIRSQSSYRFYSSSLLIIYDGQELLEESLGSPHPREAPQMAHSNSPGDLAKVDIRMIDFAHTTYRGSWNEHTTYDGPDPGYIFGLENLIQIIQDIQEGE; from the exons ATGGTTGTGCAGAACAGTGCAGATGCCGGGGGCGCCAATGTGGGGGTGCAACTGGAGCCCTTCCTGCACCAGGTTGGGGGTCACCTGTGTGTGATGAAGTATGACGAGGACACTGTGTGCAAGCCCCTCGTCTCCCAGGAGCAGAAGTTCTACGAATCCCTGCCGCTAGCCATGAAGCAGTTCACCCCACAGTACAAAG GCACCATCACGGTGCACCTCCGGAAAGATAGCCTTGGCCATCTCAGCCTGGTTGCCACCCCACGGAAGGAGAACCAGGAGCCCTTCAAAGTCTCCACAGCGTCGGCGGCGGTGGCGATATGGCAGACCCTCCAGCAGACCACCACCAGCAGTGGGGGCACCCGGCCCCTCTCCCCGTGGCAGCACGCTCAGCTGGCACACACACTCGAGGAGAG CTCAGCCACAGCTCTCCTGAGCTCCGAGTTCCACCTCAGCACCCCCGTGTCCTCCCTGGTGGAAGACGCCAATGGGAACCAGGCCGAGAGCAGGAGCTTTAACCCGTGGGGCCTGCACTGCCACCTGGCCCACCTGACCCGCCTGTGCACCGAGTACCCGGAGAACAAGCGGCACC GGTTCTTGTTGCTGGAAAATGTCGTGTCACAATACAAGCATCCCTGCATCCTGGACCTGAAGATGGGGACCAGGCAGCACGGGGATGACGCGTCTGAGGAGAAGAAGGCGCGGCACATGATGAAGTGTGCGCAAAGCACCTCAGCCTGCCTGGGCGTGCGTATCTGCGGCATGCAG GTTTTTCAAACTGATAAGAAGCACTTTCTCTGCAAAGACAAGTACTATGGAAGGAAACTCTCGGCCGAGGGGTTCAGACAAGCCCTCTATCAGTTCCTGCACAACGGAACCCGCCTTCGGACAGAGCTGCTAGAGCCCATCCAGCGCCAGCTCCGGGCCCTCCTCTCAGTCATTAGGAGCCAGAGTTCGTACCGGTTCTACTCCAGCTCTCTCCTCATCATCTACGATGGGCAGGAGCTGCTGGAAGAAAGCCTAGGCAGCCCACACCCTCGGGAGGCTCCACAGATGGCCCACAGCAACTCTCCAGGAGATCTCGCCAAAGTGGACATCCGGATGATCGACTTTGCTCATACGACATACAGGGGCTCCTGGAATGAGCACACCACTTACGACGGACCAGATCCGGGCTATATTTTTGGCCTGGAAAACCTCATCCAGATCATTCAGGATATTCAGGAGGGAGAATGA